Proteins from a genomic interval of Siniperca chuatsi isolate FFG_IHB_CAS linkage group LG10, ASM2008510v1, whole genome shotgun sequence:
- the LOC122882886 gene encoding helicase ARIP4-like isoform X3 — translation MLLLDDSESFADQSHSAPFSSENEAQGGDPAAWQCTPPPSTSPSGETPAHPPPSQPTSRPHSRPASQCPSPPSALTGNKKRSSKPARMRRNIRKLLREHQLEAVTKAVQQEELERRRRLEKHRKQDFPVPLLPEYRIGDVTKHLSSSSASAASQQEVKLVRQEVICLDSSSTGISKDDSKTNVFISATTEHTDKTDVIDLSSGEDDTIVHISSESTNEEEESELSGVHANDALNQPDTQGRVLVNLNHPDAEKDIFLLPQLARAVKPHQIGGIRFLYDNLVESVERFGSSNGFGCILAHSMGLGKTLQVISFIEVLFRQTQAHTVLTIVPVSTCAFNVNTLQNWLSEFNMWVPPLEALPPDTNPGLVMPRTFKVHILNDEHKNTTTRAKVVEDWAREGGVLLMGYEMYRLLSLKKSFVAGRKKKSKKTTGPVVIDLDEEDRQQKLLKGIERALARPGPDVVICDEGHRIKNCHASTSQALKNIRTRRRLVLTGYPLQNNLIEYWCMVDFVRPNFLGTRQEFSNMFERPILNGQCVDSTPQDIQLMRYRSHVLHSLLEGFVQRRGHDVLKDQLPPKEEHVILVRLSPLQRALYTEFMNRFREAGNTGWLSLNPLKAFCVCCKIWNHSDVLYEALQKENLASDQDLDLDDITSTGPTRCGTSPNQKSKPLENPNPIGGLSLNQLQEKANQVITYEWAKDIMCDYKPGILENSAKMVLLFHLIEESIKKGDKLLIFSQSLSTLTVIEDFMAKRPVPPSPNASSRDRPNQNWVRNHNYYRLDGSTTASERERLINQFNDPSNTSAWVFLLSTRAGCLGINLIGANRVVVFDASWNPCHDAQAVCRVYRYGQRKPCHIYRLVCDFTLEKKIYDRQISKQGMSDRVVDDLNPVLTFTRREVESLLHFVEEEPDPSEVQLQPQDSMESVLRKAMHFYPHLITKQPFPHESLLIDRRELKLSRAEKKAAKKGYQEEKRASVPYTRPSYAHYYPASDQSLTNIPAFSQRNWRPPPRTEEKPVASVQSTPVPIIPRQASAGTAKGDDSSGSCLGGFPVNCLQKAGVFVQRIVTTTDIVIPGTNNSTDVQARITAGESIHVIRGTKGTYIRTSDGRIFAIRAANKARTAEESTTAPPKDSQTPPEEVSANGSNGCLSPDRKQQVPSKTAPCPLSPDDPEIIRELQHYTGGTGAGSTAGSRAQPERAAESNMNNLPSTKLVQTNGSSGSIFASGNMSHHNSSVTNVIKPNMDATAAKDLRTGSKRKASTPSLDEWPSEQPPAGKHSSAPLASQGFPFTGGYGLPSLGLNPTMLGGSLGHPLFMGAGSPYFHPPHTQLGDPTYMYPDLCSFGRASAVPTSSSSLTTTTATTVLSSSSSSSSASVKAASSVPGALPLFMLSPSMAGMAGMLPPGFPLSYSQSLASLYTGSMLPGPAATPGPAGASFLSHYPPTAASTSSSSSPSSFSPSAWSESHRGPVLVNSGNVSSTSSSDDDNDLIEVKGQ, via the exons gAAGTTACTGAGGGAGCATCAGTTGGAGGCAGTGACCAAAGCCGTCCAGCAGGAGGAGTTGGAGAGGAGGCGACGTCTGGAGAAGCATAGAAAACAGGATTTCCCCGTGCCACTGCTGCCTGAATACAGAATCG gtgaTGTGACAAAGCATTTGTCATCATCATCTGCATCAGCGGCATCACAGCAAGAAGTGAAGTtggtcagacaggaagtgatctGCCTGGACTCCAGCAGCACTGGCATCAGCAAGGACGACAGCAAGACTAACGTATTCATCTCTGCTACCACAgagcacacagacaaaacag ATGTGATTGATCTGAGCTCGGGCGAGGACGACACCATCGTCCATATCAGCAGTGAGTCCACCAACGAGGAAGAAGAGAGCGAGCTGAGCGGTGTGCATGCCAACGACGCCCTTAACCAACCGGACACCCAGGGCAGGGTACTGGTCAACTTGAACCATCCAGATGCAGAGAAGGACATTTTCCTGTTGCCTCAGCTGGCGCGAGCAGTCAAACCTCACCAG ATCGGTGGAATCCGCTTCCTGTATGACAACCTGGTGGAGTCGGTGGAGAGGTTTGGCAGCAGCAACGGATTCGGCTGTATTCTCGCTCACAGCATGGGCCTGGGCAAAACGCTGCAGGTCATCTCCTTCATTGAAGTCCTGTTCAGACAAACCCAGGCTCACACTGTGCTCACCATCGTACCTGTAAGCACCTGTGCTTTTAAT GTGAACACGTTGCAGAACTGGTTGTCAGAGTTCAACATGTGGGTCCCACCCCTGGAGGCGTTACCTCCAGATACCAACCCAGGACTGGTGATGCCTCGTACCTTTAAGGTTCACATCCTCAACGACGAACACAA GAACACAACGACCAGGGCCAAGGTGGTGGAGGACTGGGCACGAGAAGGAGGGGTGCTGCTGATGGGCTATGAGATGTACCGCCTCCTGTCACTGAAGAAGAGCTTTGTGGctggaaggaagaagaagagcaagaaaACAACGGGACCTGTTGTCATTGACCTGGATGAAGAAGACAGGCAGCAGAAACTGCTCAAAG gtatAGAGAGAGCCTTAGCCCGGCCTGGTCCAGACGTGGTGATCTGTGACGAAGGCCATCGCATCAAGAACTGCCATGCCAGCACGTCGCAGGCTCTGAAGAACATCCGAACCCGACGACGCCTGGTGCTGACCGGCTATCCGCTCCAAAACAACTTGATTGAGTACTGGTGCATGGTCGACTTTGTCCGACCCAACTTCCTAG GTACGCGCCAGGAGTTCAGTAACATGTTTGAGCGTCCCATTCTGAACGGGCAGTGTGTGGACAGCACACCTCAGGACATCCAGCTGATGAGGTACAGGAGCCACGTCCTGCACAGCCTGCTGGAGGGCTTCGTGCAGAG ACGAGGTCATGACGTCCTGAAGGACCAGCTGCCCCCTAAAGAGGAACATGTGATCCTGGTGCGTCTGTCTCCCCTCCAGAGGGCGCTCTACACAGAGTTCATGAACCGCTTCAGAGAGGCAGGAAACACTGGCTGGCTCAGCCTCAACCCACTGAAGGCTTTCTGCGTCTGCTgcaag ATATGGAACCATTCAGACGTGCTGTACGAGGCCTTACAGAAGGAAAACCTGGCGAGTGACCAGGACTTAGaccttgatgacatcacttccACAGGTCCCACCCGATGTGGAACTTCACCTAATCAAAAGTCTAAGCCCCTGGAAAATCCTAACCCCATTGGTGGACTGAGTCTCAACCAACTGCAGGAGAAAGCCAATCAAGTCATCACTTACGAATGG GCAAAGGACATCATGTGTGACTACAAGCCTGGCATCTTAGAGAACTCAGCAAAAATGGTGCTGCTGTTCCACCTGATAGAAGAAAGCATCAAAAAGGGAGACAAACTCCTCATCTTCAG TCAGAGTTTGTCCACACTAACAGTGATCGAGGATTTTATGGCTAAGAGACCAGTGCCTCCATCACCCAACGCGTCCAGCAGAGACAGACCTAACCAGAACTGGGTCCGCAACCACAACTACTACA GACTGGATGGAAGTACAACagcctcagagagagagagactgataaACCAGTTCAACGATCCGTCCAACACCTCAGCATGGGTCTTCCTGCTGTCAAccag GGCAGGTTGTCTGGGCATAAACCTGATTGGGGCAAACCGTGTGGTGGTGTTCGACGCTTCCTGGAACCCGTGCCATGATGCCCAGGCAGTGTGCCGCGTCTACCGCTATGGTCAGAGGAAGCCGTGTCATATCTACCGGCTGGTGTGCGACTTCACACTGGAGAAGAAGATCTACGACCGCCAGATCTCCAAACAAGGCATGTCAG ACCGGGTGGTGGATGACTTGAACCCTGTGCTGACTTTCACCAGGAGGGAAGTGGAGTCTCTTCTTCACTTCGTGGAGGAGGAGCCGGACCCCTCCGAGGTCCAGCTGCAGCCCCAAGACAGCATGGAGAGCGTCCTCAGGAAGGCAATGCACTTCTATCCTCACCTGATTACTAAG CAACCGTTTCCCCACGAGTCACTGCTGATAGACCGCAGGGAGCTGAAGCTGAGCAGAGCTGAGAAGAAAGCAGCAAAGAAGGGTTACCAAGAGGAGAAGAGGGCTTCTGTGCCATACACCCGCCCTTCCTATGCTCACTACTACCCTGCCAGTGACCAGAGCCTCACCAACATCCCCGCCTTCAGTCAGAGAAACTG GCGCCCACCTCCTCGTACTGAAGAGAAGCCAGTGGCCAGTGTCCAGTCAACTCCAGTTCCCATAATACCCCGACAAGCATCTGCAGGCACTGCCAAAGGTGACGATTCATCAGGATCCTGTCTCGGAGGTTTCCCCGTCAACTGCCTACAAAAAGCTGGGGTGTTTGTACAAAGGATTGTCACCACTACTG ACATAGTGATTCCAGGCACCAACAACTCAACAGATGTCCAGGCCAGGATCACCGCTGGAGAGAGCATCCACGTCATCAGGGGCACCAAAG GGACTTACATCAGAACATCTGATGGTCGAATTTTTGCCATCAGAGCAGCTAATAAGGCCAGGACTGCAGAGGAGAGCACTACAGCACCACCCAAAG aCTCCCAGACCCCACCAGAGGAAGTGTCAGCCAATGGCAGTAACGGTTGCCTGTCACctgacaggaagcagcaggTACCCTCCAAGACTGCCCCCTGCCCTCTTTCACCTGATGACCCAGAGATCATCAGGGAGTTGCAGCATTACACAGGTGGCACAGGAGCTGGCAGCACTGCAGGCTCCAGAGctcaaccagagagggcagcagAGAGCAACATGAACAACCTGCCTTCCACCAAACTGGTTCAGACCAATGGCAGCAGTGGGAGCATTTTTGCTAGTGGAAATATGAGCCACCATAATTCCTCTGTGACTAATGTAATCAAGCCCAACATGGACGCCACTGCCGCCAAAGACCTGAGAACAGGCTCCAAGCGCAAAGCCTCCACCCCGTCCCTGGATGAGTGGCCCAGTGAGCAGCCCCCTGCAGGAAAGCACTCCTCAGCCCCTCTGGCCTCACAAGGCTTCCCCTTCACTGGGGGCTATGGCCTCCCTTCTCTGGGCCTCAACCCCACCATGTTGGGTGGGTCACTTGGGCACCCACTCTTCATGGGGGCAGGCTCGCCTTACTTCCATCCCCCCCACACTCAACTTGGGGATCCCACTTACATGTACCCTGATCTGTGTAGTTTTGGCAGAGCCAGCGCagtccccacctcctcctcctccttgacGACAaccactgctactactgtcTTATCTTCTTCATCATCGTCATCTTCTGCATCAGTCAAAGCTGCCAGTTCGGTTCCAGGAGCCCTGCCGCTGTTCATGCTGAGCCCCAGCATGGCGGGCATGGCTGGGATGCTCCCGCCAGGCTTCCCTCTCTCTTACAGTCAGTCTCTGGCTAGCCTCTACACAGGGTCGATGCTGCCGGGTCCAGCTGCCACTCCTGGTCCAGCCGGAGCTAGCTTTCTCTCCCACTACCCTCCCACTGCcgcctccacttcctcctcatcttctccttcctccttctctccctcagcATGGTCTGAGAGCCACAGGGGCCCGGTGCTGGTGAACAGTGGGAATGTTAGCAGCACCAGCAGTTCAGATGATGACAATGATTTAATTGAGGTGAAGGGGCAGTGA
- the LOC122882886 gene encoding helicase ARIP4-like isoform X4, with the protein MLLLDDSESFADQSHSAPFSSENEAQGGDPAAWQCTPPPSTSPSGETPAHPPPSQPTSRPHSRPASQCPSPPSALTGNKKRSSKPARMRRNIRKLLREHQLEAVTKAVQQEELERRRRLEKHRKQDFPVPLLPEYRIGDVTKHLSSSSASAASQQEVKLVRQEVICLDSSSTGISKDDSKTNVFISATTEHTDKTDVIDLSSGEDDTIVHISSESTNEEEESELSGVHANDALNQPDTQGRVLVNLNHPDAEKDIFLLPQLARAVKPHQIGGIRFLYDNLVESVERFGSSNGFGCILAHSMGLGKTLQVISFIEVLFRQTQAHTVLTIVPVNTLQNWLSEFNMWVPPLEALPPDTNPGLVMPRTFKVHILNDEHKYICGHVWNTTTRAKVVEDWAREGGVLLMGYEMYRLLSLKKSFVAGRKKKSKKTTGPVVIDLDEEDRQQKLLKGIERALARPGPDVVICDEGHRIKNCHASTSQALKNIRTRRRLVLTGYPLQNNLIEYWCMVDFVRPNFLGTRQEFSNMFERPILNGQCVDSTPQDIQLMRYRSHVLHSLLEGFVQRRGHDVLKDQLPPKEEHVILVRLSPLQRALYTEFMNRFREAGNTGWLSLNPLKAFCVCCKIWNHSDVLYEALQKENLASDQDLDLDDITSTGPTRCGTSPNQKSKPLENPNPIGGLSLNQLQEKANQVITYEWAKDIMCDYKPGILENSAKMVLLFHLIEESIKKGDKLLIFSQSLSTLTVIEDFMAKRPVPPSPNASSRDRPNQNWVRNHNYYRLDGSTTASERERLINQFNDPSNTSAWVFLLSTRAGCLGINLIGANRVVVFDASWNPCHDAQAVCRVYRYGQRKPCHIYRLVCDFTLEKKIYDRQISKQGMSDRVVDDLNPVLTFTRREVESLLHFVEEEPDPSEVQLQPQDSMESVLRKAMHFYPHLITKQPFPHESLLIDRRELKLSRAEKKAAKKGYQEEKRASVPYTRPSYAHYYPASDQSLTNIPAFSQRNWRPPPRTEEKPVASVQSTPVPIIPRQASAGTAKGDDSSGSCLGGFPVNCLQKAGVFVQRIVTTTDIVIPGTNNSTDVQARITAGESIHVIRGTKGTYIRTSDGRIFAIRAANKARTAEESTTAPPKDSQTPPEEVSANGSNGCLSPDRKQQVPSKTAPCPLSPDDPEIIRELQHYTGGTGAGSTAGSRAQPERAAESNMNNLPSTKLVQTNGSSGSIFASGNMSHHNSSVTNVIKPNMDATAAKDLRTGSKRKASTPSLDEWPSEQPPAGKHSSAPLASQGFPFTGGYGLPSLGLNPTMLGGSLGHPLFMGAGSPYFHPPHTQLGDPTYMYPDLCSFGRASAVPTSSSSLTTTTATTVLSSSSSSSSASVKAASSVPGALPLFMLSPSMAGMAGMLPPGFPLSYSQSLASLYTGSMLPGPAATPGPAGASFLSHYPPTAASTSSSSSPSSFSPSAWSESHRGPVLVNSGNVSSTSSSDDDNDLIEVKGQ; encoded by the exons gAAGTTACTGAGGGAGCATCAGTTGGAGGCAGTGACCAAAGCCGTCCAGCAGGAGGAGTTGGAGAGGAGGCGACGTCTGGAGAAGCATAGAAAACAGGATTTCCCCGTGCCACTGCTGCCTGAATACAGAATCG gtgaTGTGACAAAGCATTTGTCATCATCATCTGCATCAGCGGCATCACAGCAAGAAGTGAAGTtggtcagacaggaagtgatctGCCTGGACTCCAGCAGCACTGGCATCAGCAAGGACGACAGCAAGACTAACGTATTCATCTCTGCTACCACAgagcacacagacaaaacag ATGTGATTGATCTGAGCTCGGGCGAGGACGACACCATCGTCCATATCAGCAGTGAGTCCACCAACGAGGAAGAAGAGAGCGAGCTGAGCGGTGTGCATGCCAACGACGCCCTTAACCAACCGGACACCCAGGGCAGGGTACTGGTCAACTTGAACCATCCAGATGCAGAGAAGGACATTTTCCTGTTGCCTCAGCTGGCGCGAGCAGTCAAACCTCACCAG ATCGGTGGAATCCGCTTCCTGTATGACAACCTGGTGGAGTCGGTGGAGAGGTTTGGCAGCAGCAACGGATTCGGCTGTATTCTCGCTCACAGCATGGGCCTGGGCAAAACGCTGCAGGTCATCTCCTTCATTGAAGTCCTGTTCAGACAAACCCAGGCTCACACTGTGCTCACCATCGTACCT GTGAACACGTTGCAGAACTGGTTGTCAGAGTTCAACATGTGGGTCCCACCCCTGGAGGCGTTACCTCCAGATACCAACCCAGGACTGGTGATGCCTCGTACCTTTAAGGTTCACATCCTCAACGACGAACACAA GTACATATGTGGACATGTCTg GAACACAACGACCAGGGCCAAGGTGGTGGAGGACTGGGCACGAGAAGGAGGGGTGCTGCTGATGGGCTATGAGATGTACCGCCTCCTGTCACTGAAGAAGAGCTTTGTGGctggaaggaagaagaagagcaagaaaACAACGGGACCTGTTGTCATTGACCTGGATGAAGAAGACAGGCAGCAGAAACTGCTCAAAG gtatAGAGAGAGCCTTAGCCCGGCCTGGTCCAGACGTGGTGATCTGTGACGAAGGCCATCGCATCAAGAACTGCCATGCCAGCACGTCGCAGGCTCTGAAGAACATCCGAACCCGACGACGCCTGGTGCTGACCGGCTATCCGCTCCAAAACAACTTGATTGAGTACTGGTGCATGGTCGACTTTGTCCGACCCAACTTCCTAG GTACGCGCCAGGAGTTCAGTAACATGTTTGAGCGTCCCATTCTGAACGGGCAGTGTGTGGACAGCACACCTCAGGACATCCAGCTGATGAGGTACAGGAGCCACGTCCTGCACAGCCTGCTGGAGGGCTTCGTGCAGAG ACGAGGTCATGACGTCCTGAAGGACCAGCTGCCCCCTAAAGAGGAACATGTGATCCTGGTGCGTCTGTCTCCCCTCCAGAGGGCGCTCTACACAGAGTTCATGAACCGCTTCAGAGAGGCAGGAAACACTGGCTGGCTCAGCCTCAACCCACTGAAGGCTTTCTGCGTCTGCTgcaag ATATGGAACCATTCAGACGTGCTGTACGAGGCCTTACAGAAGGAAAACCTGGCGAGTGACCAGGACTTAGaccttgatgacatcacttccACAGGTCCCACCCGATGTGGAACTTCACCTAATCAAAAGTCTAAGCCCCTGGAAAATCCTAACCCCATTGGTGGACTGAGTCTCAACCAACTGCAGGAGAAAGCCAATCAAGTCATCACTTACGAATGG GCAAAGGACATCATGTGTGACTACAAGCCTGGCATCTTAGAGAACTCAGCAAAAATGGTGCTGCTGTTCCACCTGATAGAAGAAAGCATCAAAAAGGGAGACAAACTCCTCATCTTCAG TCAGAGTTTGTCCACACTAACAGTGATCGAGGATTTTATGGCTAAGAGACCAGTGCCTCCATCACCCAACGCGTCCAGCAGAGACAGACCTAACCAGAACTGGGTCCGCAACCACAACTACTACA GACTGGATGGAAGTACAACagcctcagagagagagagactgataaACCAGTTCAACGATCCGTCCAACACCTCAGCATGGGTCTTCCTGCTGTCAAccag GGCAGGTTGTCTGGGCATAAACCTGATTGGGGCAAACCGTGTGGTGGTGTTCGACGCTTCCTGGAACCCGTGCCATGATGCCCAGGCAGTGTGCCGCGTCTACCGCTATGGTCAGAGGAAGCCGTGTCATATCTACCGGCTGGTGTGCGACTTCACACTGGAGAAGAAGATCTACGACCGCCAGATCTCCAAACAAGGCATGTCAG ACCGGGTGGTGGATGACTTGAACCCTGTGCTGACTTTCACCAGGAGGGAAGTGGAGTCTCTTCTTCACTTCGTGGAGGAGGAGCCGGACCCCTCCGAGGTCCAGCTGCAGCCCCAAGACAGCATGGAGAGCGTCCTCAGGAAGGCAATGCACTTCTATCCTCACCTGATTACTAAG CAACCGTTTCCCCACGAGTCACTGCTGATAGACCGCAGGGAGCTGAAGCTGAGCAGAGCTGAGAAGAAAGCAGCAAAGAAGGGTTACCAAGAGGAGAAGAGGGCTTCTGTGCCATACACCCGCCCTTCCTATGCTCACTACTACCCTGCCAGTGACCAGAGCCTCACCAACATCCCCGCCTTCAGTCAGAGAAACTG GCGCCCACCTCCTCGTACTGAAGAGAAGCCAGTGGCCAGTGTCCAGTCAACTCCAGTTCCCATAATACCCCGACAAGCATCTGCAGGCACTGCCAAAGGTGACGATTCATCAGGATCCTGTCTCGGAGGTTTCCCCGTCAACTGCCTACAAAAAGCTGGGGTGTTTGTACAAAGGATTGTCACCACTACTG ACATAGTGATTCCAGGCACCAACAACTCAACAGATGTCCAGGCCAGGATCACCGCTGGAGAGAGCATCCACGTCATCAGGGGCACCAAAG GGACTTACATCAGAACATCTGATGGTCGAATTTTTGCCATCAGAGCAGCTAATAAGGCCAGGACTGCAGAGGAGAGCACTACAGCACCACCCAAAG aCTCCCAGACCCCACCAGAGGAAGTGTCAGCCAATGGCAGTAACGGTTGCCTGTCACctgacaggaagcagcaggTACCCTCCAAGACTGCCCCCTGCCCTCTTTCACCTGATGACCCAGAGATCATCAGGGAGTTGCAGCATTACACAGGTGGCACAGGAGCTGGCAGCACTGCAGGCTCCAGAGctcaaccagagagggcagcagAGAGCAACATGAACAACCTGCCTTCCACCAAACTGGTTCAGACCAATGGCAGCAGTGGGAGCATTTTTGCTAGTGGAAATATGAGCCACCATAATTCCTCTGTGACTAATGTAATCAAGCCCAACATGGACGCCACTGCCGCCAAAGACCTGAGAACAGGCTCCAAGCGCAAAGCCTCCACCCCGTCCCTGGATGAGTGGCCCAGTGAGCAGCCCCCTGCAGGAAAGCACTCCTCAGCCCCTCTGGCCTCACAAGGCTTCCCCTTCACTGGGGGCTATGGCCTCCCTTCTCTGGGCCTCAACCCCACCATGTTGGGTGGGTCACTTGGGCACCCACTCTTCATGGGGGCAGGCTCGCCTTACTTCCATCCCCCCCACACTCAACTTGGGGATCCCACTTACATGTACCCTGATCTGTGTAGTTTTGGCAGAGCCAGCGCagtccccacctcctcctcctccttgacGACAaccactgctactactgtcTTATCTTCTTCATCATCGTCATCTTCTGCATCAGTCAAAGCTGCCAGTTCGGTTCCAGGAGCCCTGCCGCTGTTCATGCTGAGCCCCAGCATGGCGGGCATGGCTGGGATGCTCCCGCCAGGCTTCCCTCTCTCTTACAGTCAGTCTCTGGCTAGCCTCTACACAGGGTCGATGCTGCCGGGTCCAGCTGCCACTCCTGGTCCAGCCGGAGCTAGCTTTCTCTCCCACTACCCTCCCACTGCcgcctccacttcctcctcatcttctccttcctccttctctccctcagcATGGTCTGAGAGCCACAGGGGCCCGGTGCTGGTGAACAGTGGGAATGTTAGCAGCACCAGCAGTTCAGATGATGACAATGATTTAATTGAGGTGAAGGGGCAGTGA